Proteins from a genomic interval of Pseudomonas paeninsulae:
- a CDS encoding glutamine synthetase family protein, giving the protein MPFASVQDAQEFLAQHPDIELFELFILDANGVPRGKLLHRDELLAVYATGRPLPSTILGLSINGDDVEDTGLVWEVGDIDCRAYPLAGSLTRMPWRQIPTAAVQVSMHPSEGMPATVADPRHLLSRVIDGLKAEGYHPVMACELEFYLLDQQRDSQGRPQPALDRDGGRPRSTQVYGLRELEQIEPFLKDLYAACKLQGIPARTAISEYAPGQVEITLEHGDALEAMDQAVRYKRLVKGVAHKHGMQACFMAKPFDHLAGTGMHMHVSLADEQGRNLFASEQPAGTPLLGQAVAGMLATLLDSLLLFCPNANSYRRFQANSYAPLAPTWGVDNRTVSLRVPGGPAITRHIEHRICGADANPYLAAAAILAGIHRGIREQLDPGAPIEGNGYAQAKELLPTDWLISIQALEQSTWAHEALGHEFLGVYLAIKRAEYRQFMAEVGEQDWRWYLSNA; this is encoded by the coding sequence ATGCCATTCGCCTCCGTGCAAGATGCCCAGGAATTCCTGGCGCAACACCCCGATATCGAACTGTTCGAGCTATTCATCCTCGACGCCAATGGCGTGCCGCGTGGCAAATTGCTGCACCGCGACGAGCTGCTTGCCGTGTATGCCACTGGCCGGCCGTTGCCGAGCACCATCCTCGGCCTGAGCATCAACGGCGATGACGTCGAGGACACTGGCCTGGTCTGGGAGGTTGGCGACATCGACTGCCGCGCCTACCCACTGGCCGGCAGCCTGACCCGCATGCCCTGGCGGCAGATTCCCACCGCCGCGGTGCAGGTCAGCATGCACCCCAGCGAAGGCATGCCGGCCACAGTCGCTGACCCACGGCACCTACTGTCGCGGGTGATCGATGGACTCAAGGCCGAGGGCTACCACCCGGTGATGGCCTGCGAGCTGGAGTTCTATCTGCTCGACCAGCAGCGCGACAGCCAGGGGCGTCCGCAGCCGGCGCTCGACCGTGACGGCGGCCGTCCGCGCAGTACCCAGGTCTATGGCCTGCGCGAGCTGGAACAGATCGAACCGTTTCTCAAAGACCTCTACGCAGCCTGCAAGCTGCAGGGCATCCCGGCACGCACGGCGATTTCCGAATACGCGCCGGGTCAGGTGGAGATCACCCTGGAACACGGCGACGCACTCGAGGCCATGGACCAGGCCGTACGCTACAAGCGCCTGGTCAAGGGCGTGGCACACAAGCACGGGATGCAGGCCTGCTTCATGGCCAAGCCGTTCGATCACCTGGCCGGCACCGGCATGCACATGCATGTCAGCCTGGCCGACGAGCAGGGTCGCAACCTGTTCGCCAGCGAGCAGCCTGCCGGCACGCCGCTGCTGGGCCAGGCGGTCGCGGGGATGCTGGCGACCCTGCTCGACTCGTTGTTGCTGTTCTGCCCTAACGCCAACTCCTACCGGCGCTTCCAGGCCAACAGCTACGCGCCGCTGGCACCGACCTGGGGCGTGGACAACCGCACCGTGAGCCTGCGCGTGCCTGGCGGGCCGGCCATTACCCGGCATATCGAGCACCGCATCTGTGGCGCCGATGCCAATCCTTACCTGGCAGCGGCGGCAATTCTCGCCGGTATTCATCGGGGCATCCGCGAGCAGCTCGATCCGGGCGCACCGATCGAGGGCAACGGCTATGCCCAGGCCAAGGAGTTGCTGCCCACCGACTGGCTGATCTCGATCCAGGCCCTGGAGCAGTCAACCTGGGCACATGAAGCGTTGGGCCACGAGTTTCTTGGCGTGTACCTGGCAATCAAGCGCGCCGAGTACCGTCAGTTCATGGCCGAGGTCGGCGAACAAGACTGGCGCTGGTACCTGAGCAACGCCTGA
- a CDS encoding NAD(P)/FAD-dependent oxidoreductase gives MNAVIPAAERCPSYYSASLNQETDYPPLRGEVHVDVVIIGGGFTGVASAVELAERGLKVAIVEAYKIGWGATGRNGGQVTGSLSGDAAMRKQMRNKLGEEVDDFIWHLRWRGHAIIKHRVEKYAIQCDLKHGHLHAAMKPVHMQELEAAHAEAVRHGMASDVTLLDRAGAQNHLASDLYCGALKNTRNLHLHPLNLCIGEAKAAASLGALIFEHSEVLQIVHGANPAVVTAGGRVNAKQVLLAGDVYHKLEAKQLKGLIFPAMGGIVTTAPLGELAEQINPQDLAVYDCRFVLDYYRLTADKRLLFGGGCNYSGRDSRDIAAELRPGIERTFPQLKGVAIDFQWSCAMGIVINRIPQLGKLSDNVWYCQGYSGHGIATSHIMGEIMANALTGTLGQFDTFAACKQIKVPLGDLFGNPMLAAGMWYYRMLETLR, from the coding sequence ATCAATGCCGTGATCCCCGCAGCCGAGCGCTGCCCGTCTTACTACAGCGCCAGCCTCAACCAGGAAACCGACTACCCGCCGCTCAGGGGCGAGGTGCATGTCGATGTGGTGATCATCGGGGGTGGTTTTACCGGGGTCGCCAGCGCCGTCGAACTGGCCGAGCGCGGCCTCAAGGTGGCCATCGTCGAGGCCTACAAGATTGGCTGGGGCGCCACCGGGCGCAATGGCGGCCAGGTCACCGGCAGCCTGTCGGGCGACGCGGCCATGCGCAAGCAGATGCGCAACAAGCTCGGCGAGGAGGTCGATGACTTTATCTGGCACCTGCGCTGGCGTGGGCACGCCATCATCAAGCACCGGGTGGAGAAGTACGCTATCCAGTGCGATCTCAAACACGGCCACCTGCATGCGGCGATGAAGCCGGTGCATATGCAGGAGCTGGAGGCCGCTCACGCCGAAGCCGTGCGCCATGGCATGGCCAGCGACGTAACCCTGCTCGATCGCGCCGGCGCGCAGAACCATCTGGCCAGCGACCTCTATTGCGGCGCGCTGAAGAACACCCGCAACCTGCACCTGCACCCACTGAACCTGTGTATTGGTGAGGCCAAGGCAGCAGCGAGCCTGGGCGCGCTGATCTTCGAACATTCCGAGGTGCTGCAGATTGTCCATGGCGCCAACCCGGCGGTGGTCACTGCAGGGGGGCGGGTCAACGCCAAACAGGTGCTGCTGGCCGGCGATGTGTACCACAAGCTGGAGGCGAAACAGCTCAAGGGCCTGATCTTCCCGGCCATGGGCGGCATCGTCACCACCGCGCCGCTGGGCGAGCTGGCCGAGCAGATCAACCCCCAGGACCTGGCCGTCTACGACTGCCGTTTCGTCCTCGACTACTACCGCCTGACCGCCGACAAGCGCCTGCTGTTCGGTGGTGGCTGCAACTACTCGGGGCGCGACTCGCGAGACATCGCCGCCGAACTGCGCCCGGGCATCGAGCGCACCTTTCCACAGCTCAAGGGGGTGGCGATCGACTTCCAGTGGAGCTGCGCCATGGGCATCGTGATCAACCGCATTCCCCAGCTGGGCAAGCTCTCGGACAATGTCTGGTACTGCCAGGGCTACTCCGGCCACGGCATCGCCACCAGCCACATCATGGGCGAGATCATGGCCAACGCCCTGACCGGCACGCTCGGCCAGTTCGACACTTTCGCCGCCTGCAAGCAGATCAAGGTGCCGCTGGGTGATCTGTTCGGCAACCCGATGCTGGCCGCCGGCATGTGGTACTACCGGATGCTGGAGACGCTGCGCTGA
- the modC gene encoding molybdenum ABC transporter ATP-binding protein, with product MTDTLFSGKPLAPSQAVQNLIRARFKIERPGFVLDVDLSLPGRGISALFGHSGSGKTSCLRCFAGLDQAPDGYLQVNGELWQDSARGQFVAPHQRALGYVFQDANLFAHLSVRRNLEFGLKRIPAHSRRVPLQQAVELLGIGHLLQRMPDNLSGGERQRVAIARALLTSPRLLLLDEPLASLDLKRKLEVLPYLERLHEELDIPILYVSHSPDEVARLADHLVVLEEGRVQASGPLKETLLRSDLPFLFEEDAEAVVDGTVSHYEPDYRLLSIRLSGTDAVLQLTHAPLATGKPVRVKVKARDVSLSLHKAQDTSLLNLLPARVEHWLTLANQAQILVSLRVGDERMIARITRYSFDKLAIHAQQALWVQVKSVSLLASD from the coding sequence ATGACCGACACACTGTTCAGCGGCAAGCCGCTGGCGCCGAGCCAGGCGGTGCAGAACCTGATCCGCGCCCGCTTCAAGATCGAGCGTCCCGGCTTTGTCCTGGATGTCGACCTGAGCCTGCCCGGCCGCGGCATCAGCGCGCTATTCGGCCACTCGGGTTCGGGCAAAACCAGTTGCCTGCGCTGCTTCGCCGGCCTGGATCAGGCGCCCGACGGTTACCTGCAGGTCAATGGCGAGCTGTGGCAGGACAGTGCCCGCGGCCAGTTCGTCGCGCCGCACCAGCGCGCGCTGGGTTATGTGTTCCAGGACGCCAACCTGTTCGCCCACCTGTCGGTGCGGCGCAACCTGGAGTTCGGCCTTAAACGCATCCCCGCCCACAGTCGACGGGTGCCGCTGCAACAGGCGGTCGAACTACTCGGCATCGGCCATCTGCTGCAGCGCATGCCGGATAACCTCTCCGGCGGCGAACGCCAGCGGGTGGCCATCGCCCGCGCCCTGCTGACCAGCCCGCGCCTGCTGCTGCTGGATGAACCACTGGCCTCGCTCGACCTCAAGCGCAAGCTGGAGGTGCTGCCCTACCTGGAACGCCTGCACGAAGAACTGGACATCCCGATCCTCTACGTCAGTCATTCGCCCGACGAAGTGGCGCGCCTGGCCGATCACCTGGTGGTGCTCGAAGAAGGCCGGGTGCAAGCCAGCGGGCCGCTGAAGGAAACCCTGCTGAGGAGCGATCTGCCCTTCCTGTTCGAGGAGGATGCCGAGGCCGTGGTCGATGGCACTGTCAGCCACTACGAGCCGGACTATCGACTGCTGAGCATCCGCCTGAGTGGCACCGACGCCGTGTTGCAGTTGACCCATGCACCCCTCGCCACGGGCAAGCCGGTGCGGGTCAAGGTCAAGGCGCGGGATGTCAGCCTGAGCCTGCATAAGGCCCAGGACACCAGCCTGCTCAACCTGCTGCCGGCCAGGGTCGAACACTGGCTAACGCTGGCGAATCAGGCGCAGATACTGGTCAGCCTGCGGGTCGGCGATGAGCGGATGATCGCCCGCATCACCCGCTACTCCTTCGACAAACTGGCCATCCATGCGCAGCAGGCGCTGTGGGTGCAGGTCAAATCCGTCTCGCTGCTGGCATCCGATTGA
- the modB gene encoding molybdate ABC transporter permease subunit gives MPLTQADLNAVLLSLQLASLTTVLLLLIGTPIAWWLAQTDSWLKKPLGAIVALPLVLPPTVIGFYLLVSMGPHGVIGQLTQSLGLGTLTFTFTGLVIGSVFYSLPFVVQPLQNAFEAIGRAPLEAAATLRANPWDTFFTVVLPLAKPGFMTAAILGFAHTVGEFGVVLMIGGNIPGKTQVASVQIYNHVETMEYAQAHWLAGGMLAFSFIVLLALYSGRRGRQGW, from the coding sequence ATGCCCCTCACCCAAGCCGACCTCAACGCCGTCCTGCTGAGCCTGCAGCTGGCCTCGCTGACCACCGTGCTGCTGTTGCTGATCGGCACACCCATCGCCTGGTGGCTGGCGCAGACCGACTCCTGGCTGAAGAAGCCACTCGGCGCCATCGTCGCCCTGCCGCTGGTGCTGCCGCCGACGGTGATCGGTTTCTACCTGCTGGTGAGCATGGGTCCGCACGGCGTGATCGGCCAGCTGACCCAGAGTCTCGGTCTCGGCACCCTGACCTTCACCTTCACCGGGCTGGTGATCGGCTCGGTGTTCTATTCGCTGCCCTTCGTCGTGCAACCGCTGCAGAACGCCTTCGAGGCCATCGGCCGCGCACCGCTGGAGGCGGCGGCGACGCTGCGCGCCAATCCCTGGGATACCTTCTTCACGGTGGTCCTGCCACTGGCCAAGCCCGGTTTCATGACCGCGGCCATCCTCGGTTTCGCCCACACCGTGGGCGAGTTCGGCGTGGTGCTGATGATCGGCGGCAATATCCCCGGCAAGACCCAGGTGGCCTCGGTGCAGATCTACAACCATGTGGAAACCATGGAGTACGCCCAGGCCCACTGGCTGGCCGGCGGCATGCTGGCGTTCTCCTTCATCGTATTGCTGGCGCTCTACTCGGGCCGCCGCGGCAGGCAGGGCTGGTAA
- the modA gene encoding molybdate ABC transporter substrate-binding protein, with product MTNRAPKTCLALFAGLTFSASALAEEVQVAVAANFTAPIQAIAPAFAKATGHTLVAAFGATGQLYAQIQNGAPFEVFLAADASTPAKLESAGLGVAGSRFTYAIGSLVLWSAKADYIDGSAAVLKANQFKHLAIANPKAAPYGLAARQVLDKLGLSAALQSKLVEGQSITQTLQFVSTGNAELGFVALSQVYQDGQLGSGSAWAVPDELYEPIKQDALLLKKGEHNPAASALIEYLKGPQAAAIIKSFGYKL from the coding sequence ATGACTAATCGTGCCCCCAAAACATGCCTGGCGCTGTTCGCCGGCCTGACCTTCAGCGCCAGCGCGCTGGCCGAGGAAGTGCAAGTGGCCGTGGCCGCCAACTTCACCGCGCCGATCCAGGCGATTGCCCCCGCGTTTGCCAAAGCGACCGGCCACACTCTGGTTGCGGCGTTTGGGGCCACCGGCCAGCTGTATGCGCAGATTCAAAATGGCGCGCCTTTCGAGGTGTTCCTCGCCGCCGACGCCAGCACGCCGGCCAAGCTGGAAAGCGCAGGACTTGGGGTTGCCGGCTCGCGCTTCACCTATGCGATTGGCAGCCTGGTGCTGTGGTCGGCCAAGGCTGACTACATCGACGGCAGCGCCGCGGTGCTCAAGGCCAACCAATTCAAGCACCTGGCCATTGCCAACCCGAAAGCCGCGCCTTACGGCCTGGCTGCGCGCCAGGTGCTGGATAAACTCGGCTTGAGCGCAGCGCTGCAGAGCAAGCTGGTCGAGGGCCAGAGCATTACCCAGACGCTGCAGTTCGTATCGACCGGCAATGCCGAATTGGGCTTCGTCGCCCTGTCGCAGGTGTACCAGGACGGCCAGCTCGGCAGCGGCTCGGCCTGGGCAGTGCCTGATGAGCTGTACGAGCCGATCAAGCAGGACGCGTTGCTGCTCAAGAAGGGCGAGCATAACCCCGCGGCCAGCGCCCTGATCGAGTACCTCAAGGGCCCGCAAGCGGCGGCCATCATCAAGTCCTTCGGCTATAAACTCTAA
- a CDS encoding class I SAM-dependent methyltransferase produces MPLTADELARISALTLQHYQQGAEAFREGTRDHDVSQNIAALLGHIQAEPPYRILDFGCGPGRDLRTFSALGHTAIGLDGCPRFVEMARADSGCEVWLQDFLALDLPAAQFDGIFANAVLFHIPSQALPRVLGQLYAALKPGGVLLSSNPRGDNQEGWNGDRYGAYYDLANWRVLLGIAGFVELQHYYRPPGLPRAQQPWLASVWRRG; encoded by the coding sequence ATGCCCCTGACTGCCGACGAACTTGCCCGGATCAGCGCCCTCACCCTGCAGCATTATCAGCAGGGCGCCGAAGCGTTCCGCGAGGGCACCCGCGATCACGATGTCAGCCAGAACATCGCCGCCCTGCTCGGCCATATCCAGGCCGAGCCGCCCTACCGGATCCTCGATTTCGGCTGCGGTCCGGGTCGCGACCTGCGCACCTTCAGCGCCCTCGGTCACACGGCCATCGGCCTGGACGGCTGCCCGCGTTTCGTCGAGATGGCCCGCGCCGACAGCGGCTGTGAGGTCTGGCTGCAGGACTTTCTCGCCCTCGACCTGCCCGCCGCGCAGTTCGACGGCATCTTCGCCAACGCCGTGCTGTTCCATATCCCCAGCCAGGCGCTGCCGCGGGTGTTGGGTCAGCTGTACGCCGCGCTGAAACCGGGCGGAGTGCTGCTCAGCTCCAACCCGCGCGGGGACAACCAGGAAGGCTGGAACGGCGACCGCTACGGCGCCTACTACGACCTGGCCAACTGGCGAGTCTTGCTCGGCATCGCCGGTTTCGTCGAGCTGCAACACTACTACCGCCCGCCCGGTTTGCCGCGCGCGCAACAGCCCTGGCTGGCCAGCGTCTGGCGTCGCGGCTGA
- the chrA gene encoding chromate efflux transporter: MPTPPAEHDTPQAVSLVEALLFWLKLGLISFGGPAGQIAIMHQELVEKRRWLSERRFLHALNYCMLLPGPEAQQLATYIGWLMHRTWGGVIAGVLFVLPSLFILIGLSWLYIAFGDVPLVAGIFYGIKPAVTAIVMQAAWRIGSRALKNNWLWGIAAASFVAIFALHVPFPLIVLGAALLGYVGGRLLPDQFSIGGGHAATDNSFGPALIDDHTPTPAHARFRASRLALIVAAGGVLWLLPMGLLIWLYGWDGTLTQMGWFFTKAALLTFGGAYAVLPYVYQGAIDHYGWLTPTQMIDGLALGETTPGPLIMVVAFVAFVGAYVQQVFGPEQVFIAGALAATLVTWFTFLPSFLFILAGGPLVESTHGELKFTAPLTGITAAVVGVILNLALFFGYHVLWPEGFGASFDWPSALIALAAAVALFTYKRGVIEVIGACALAGLLVHMLLN; the protein is encoded by the coding sequence ATGCCTACGCCGCCAGCCGAGCATGACACCCCGCAAGCCGTCAGCCTGGTCGAGGCCTTGCTGTTCTGGCTCAAGCTCGGCCTGATCAGTTTCGGTGGCCCGGCCGGGCAGATTGCGATCATGCACCAGGAGTTGGTCGAGAAGCGCCGCTGGCTGTCGGAGCGGCGGTTTCTGCATGCGCTGAATTACTGCATGCTGCTGCCCGGGCCGGAAGCGCAGCAGCTGGCCACCTATATCGGCTGGCTGATGCACCGCACCTGGGGCGGGGTGATTGCCGGGGTGCTGTTCGTGCTGCCGTCGCTGTTTATCCTGATTGGCCTGTCCTGGCTGTATATCGCCTTCGGCGACGTGCCGCTGGTGGCGGGGATCTTCTACGGGATCAAGCCGGCGGTGACCGCCATCGTCATGCAGGCGGCCTGGCGCATCGGCTCGCGGGCGTTGAAGAACAACTGGTTGTGGGGCATCGCTGCGGCGTCCTTCGTCGCCATTTTTGCCCTGCATGTGCCGTTTCCGCTGATCGTGCTCGGCGCGGCGTTGCTGGGTTATGTCGGCGGACGCCTGTTGCCGGACCAATTCAGTATCGGCGGTGGCCATGCGGCTACGGATAACTCCTTCGGCCCGGCGCTGATCGATGACCACACCCCGACACCGGCCCATGCGCGCTTTCGCGCCTCGCGGCTGGCCCTGATCGTGGCTGCCGGTGGCGTGCTCTGGTTGCTGCCGATGGGCCTGCTGATCTGGCTGTACGGCTGGGACGGCACCCTGACCCAGATGGGCTGGTTCTTCACCAAGGCCGCGTTGCTCACCTTCGGCGGCGCCTATGCGGTGCTGCCCTACGTCTACCAGGGCGCCATCGATCACTACGGCTGGCTGACGCCGACGCAGATGATCGACGGCCTGGCGCTGGGCGAGACCACGCCGGGACCGCTGATCATGGTGGTGGCCTTCGTTGCCTTCGTCGGCGCCTATGTGCAGCAGGTGTTCGGTCCCGAGCAGGTGTTTATCGCCGGTGCTCTGGCGGCGACCCTGGTCACCTGGTTCACCTTCCTGCCCTCGTTCCTGTTCATTCTCGCCGGCGGGCCGCTGGTGGAATCGACCCACGGCGAGCTGAAGTTCACCGCGCCGCTGACCGGCATCACCGCCGCCGTGGTCGGGGTGATCCTCAACCTGGCGCTGTTCTTCGGTTACCACGTACTCTGGCCTGAGGGCTTCGGCGCTAGCTTCGACTGGCCCTCGGCGCTGATTGCACTGGCGGCGGCGGTGGCGCTGTTCACGTACAAGCGCGGGGTGATCGAGGTGATCGGTGCCTGCGCGCTGGCGGGTTTGCTGGTGCATATGTTGCTGAATTGA
- a CDS encoding rhodanese-like domain-containing protein, producing the protein MNRISLCELTEWQAAGRQFTLLDVRRASARLVDAATIAGAQWFEPEAVLSWKEQISRDRPVILFCAKGHEISQGIAAMLQVMGLDARYLIDGYAGWHAAGQPTQSLPI; encoded by the coding sequence ATGAACCGAATTTCGCTTTGTGAACTGACGGAGTGGCAAGCGGCCGGTCGGCAATTCACCTTGCTGGATGTGCGGCGCGCATCTGCACGGCTGGTGGATGCCGCGACCATTGCCGGTGCGCAGTGGTTCGAACCGGAGGCCGTGTTGAGCTGGAAAGAGCAGATTTCTCGGGATCGCCCAGTCATCCTGTTCTGCGCCAAGGGTCATGAAATCAGTCAGGGCATCGCCGCCATGCTGCAGGTCATGGGGCTGGATGCGCGCTACCTGATCGATGGCTATGCGGGCTGGCACGCCGCCGGCCAGCCCACCCAGAGCCTGCCAATTTAG
- a CDS encoding glutamine synthetase family protein, with product MTTTNSFPDLLSEVRAFRAQHPDVRYVDLISLDIPGHFYGKRYPVEMLEKVAAGSPLKIPQNCVLLGAQGGLHPIGDYCFNDGDPDAPRRLIPGTLKPVRWEKQPLGQMLISSDGTAAPIEFEPREVLAQVLGRLAKRGIRPVVAFELEFYLFDRALKDGLPQFPRDPLCGDADDQPNMHIERLSRFSDVLHEIVEAANEQGVDANVITAELGPGQFEINFGHCDDGLRAADWAALFCRSTRGVALKHGHRASFMSKPYLQAPGSGMHVHVSLYDAAGNNLLAADEQRPLRHAVAGCLELLPHCMPIFAANHNAYRRYGAMVNAASRASWGYEDRDACIRIPESDGKNLRIEHRLAGADANPYLVLAAILSGMEHGLDAQREPIAPLNENRQSGIDFPQDMLSAVAAMQGHPQVNQGLGSEFVMVYCENKRQDHLAFMHELSAREYRWFL from the coding sequence ATGACAACAACAAATAGCTTCCCCGACCTGCTCAGCGAAGTGCGCGCCTTCCGCGCCCAGCACCCCGACGTACGTTACGTCGACCTGATCAGCCTGGACATTCCCGGGCATTTCTATGGCAAGCGCTACCCCGTCGAGATGCTGGAAAAGGTCGCCGCCGGTAGCCCGCTGAAGATCCCGCAGAACTGCGTGTTGCTTGGCGCCCAGGGCGGCCTGCACCCGATCGGCGACTACTGCTTCAACGACGGCGACCCGGATGCGCCGCGCCGGCTGATCCCCGGTACGCTCAAGCCGGTACGCTGGGAAAAGCAGCCGCTGGGGCAGATGCTGATCAGCTCCGATGGCACCGCGGCACCGATCGAATTCGAGCCGCGCGAGGTGCTGGCGCAAGTGCTTGGGCGCCTGGCCAAGCGCGGCATCCGCCCGGTAGTGGCCTTCGAGCTGGAGTTCTACCTGTTCGACCGCGCACTCAAGGATGGCCTGCCGCAGTTCCCGCGCGACCCGCTGTGCGGCGATGCCGACGACCAGCCGAACATGCACATCGAACGCCTGTCGCGCTTCTCCGACGTGCTGCATGAGATCGTCGAAGCGGCCAATGAGCAGGGCGTGGACGCCAACGTGATCACCGCCGAACTCGGCCCCGGCCAGTTCGAGATCAACTTCGGTCACTGCGACGACGGCCTGCGCGCCGCCGACTGGGCCGCCCTGTTCTGCCGCAGCACCCGTGGCGTGGCACTCAAGCACGGCCATCGCGCCAGTTTCATGAGCAAGCCCTACCTGCAGGCGCCGGGCAGCGGCATGCATGTGCATGTCAGCCTGTACGACGCCGCCGGCAATAACCTGCTGGCGGCAGACGAACAACGCCCGCTGCGGCATGCCGTGGCCGGCTGCCTGGAGCTGCTGCCGCACTGCATGCCGATCTTCGCCGCCAACCACAACGCCTATCGCCGCTACGGCGCCATGGTCAACGCCGCCAGCCGCGCCAGCTGGGGTTATGAAGACCGCGACGCGTGCATCCGTATTCCCGAGTCAGACGGTAAGAATTTGCGCATCGAACACCGCCTGGCTGGCGCCGACGCCAACCCCTACCTGGTGCTGGCGGCGATCCTCAGCGGCATGGAGCACGGCCTGGATGCCCAGCGCGAACCCATCGCCCCGCTCAACGAGAATCGCCAGAGCGGCATCGACTTCCCCCAGGACATGCTCAGCGCTGTGGCGGCGATGCAGGGCCATCCGCAGGTCAACCAGGGCCTGGGCAGCGAGTTCGTCATGGTCTACTGCGAGAACAAGCGCCAGGATCATCTGGCCTTCATGCATGAACTGAGCGCACGGGAGTACCGCTGGTTTCTCTGA